One stretch of Eupeodes corollae chromosome 2, idEupCoro1.1, whole genome shotgun sequence DNA includes these proteins:
- the LOC129944756 gene encoding uncharacterized protein LOC129944756 encodes MLLRGPGQLASLIAVLFKFREDLVAIFADIMEMYHQIQIRKEDQHFQRFLWSTSEEVEPEVLAMQVMIMGATSASASAQYVIRKNADEFSAKFPRAVQSIKNNQYVDDLMDSTSSEEKAIQLAKEICYVHLQGGFFIRNWISNSPEVVKAMKSEPTDQVDLALDVEMGTEKVLGMWWCTASDCFTYKINASAVQSDILSGHKRPTKREVLRILMTIFDPLGLVAHFLMYIKVLLQDVWRSNIGWDEDIKDAELEKWLKWIRYLPEIVKLKIPRCYIVNNPDSSSEIQLHVFVDASENGFAAVAYLRIANDDNINCVLIGAKTRVAPLKSLSIPRLELQAAVLGVRFAKVITKSHTIRISQCTFWSDSKNVLSWIQSDHRRYKPFVAYRVSEILDFSEISDWKWISTKLNVADEGTKWQKVPEFKASNRWFTGPEFLKTNPNLWPNEIPPENATVEELKTCFVNLHTLNKEENFRISDTSSWRRLIRTAAYFFRFIHNTSIKRHQRKSGILHQQRKGYLRQEELRSAEAELFREAQTSEYWDEMVDLSSKKSVEKSSILYNLCPYLDADKVIRANSRIPSSADVSEDVKKPIILPRNHPITALIITDLHVRFNHRNHETVINELRQKFHIAHMRSALRLVRKNCQDCKNTRAKPQPPMMAQLPPARIAPFCRPFSFVGVDYFGPMNVSILRRTEKRWGVLLTCLTTRAIHLEIAHSLSADSCILALRNFMARRGVPIEIFSDNGTNFHGAERELREALKEVNTEKLMETFTTTDTKWTFIPPGSPHMGGSWERLVRSVKTSLYDIVPTRNPSDELLRSMLIEVENIVNSRPLTYIPIDDESEEALTPNHFLLGSSNGSKPPAVFDSDTKLIKRNWLISQQYAERFWQRWVREYLPTITRRTKWFTSVKPIEKGDIVLIVDPMSPRNCWPKGRVIQTTISKDGQVRSAFVQTQSGVYEKPAVKLAVLDIRAEKDVSPRSELPRGSVNNPVANAI; translated from the coding sequence ATGCTTTTGAGGGGTCCAGGTCAACTTGCATCACTTAtagctgttttgtttaaattcagaGAAGACCTAGTTGCAATCTTCGCAGACATCATGGAAATGTACCACCAAATTCAGATTCGCAAGGAAGACCAACACTTTCAAAGGTTTTTATGGAGTACCAGCGAGGAAGTTGAACCTGAGGTGTTAGCAATGCAGGTAATGATAATGGGAGCGACATCTGCCTCCGCCAGCGCGCAGTATGTGATCAGAAAGAATGCCGATGAATTTTCCGCCAAGTTTCCAAGAGCTGTTCAAtcgatcaaaaataatcaatatgTCGATGATCTGATGGATAGTACAAGCTCGGAAGAGAAGGCTATACAATTGGCTAAAGAAATTTGTTACGTACACCTACAAGGAGGATTCTTCATTAGGAACTGGATTTCTAATTCACCTGAAGTCGTAAAAGCAATGAAATCTGAACCAACCGACCAAGTGGATCTTGCTCTTGACGTGGAAATGGGGACTGAAAAGGTTTTAGGCATGTGGTGGTGCACTGCATCTGATTGCTTtacctataaaataaatgccAGTGCAGTTCAATCTGATATTCTTTCCGGTCACAAACGTCCAACAAAACGAGAAGTTCTAAGGATTTTGATGACGATCTTCGACCCATTAGGTCTCGTAGCACATTTCCTCATGTACATTAAGGTACTTCTACAGGATGTATGGCGATCCAATATCGGATGGGACGAAGATATCAAAGATGCGGAGCTAGAAAAGTGGCTGAAATGGATTCGATACCTGCCTGAAATCGTGAAACTCAAAATTCCGAGATGCTATATCGTCAATAATCCTGATTCGAGTTCCGAAATTCAGTTGCACGTATTCGTGGATGCAAGCGAAAATGGTTTCGCCGCTGTTGCATACCTGAGAATCGCAAATGACGATAACATAAACTGTGTCCTGATTGGTGCCAAAACGAGAGTAGCTCCATTAAAAAGCTTATCGATCCCAAGGCTTGAGCTTCAGGCGGCAGTCCTCGGCGTAAGATTTGCGAAAGTCATTACAAAATCACACACGATCCGTATTTCCCAGTGTACTTTCTGGTcggattcaaaaaatgttctaagcTGGATTCAATCTGATCACCGCAGATACAAACCTTTCGTTGCCTATCGTGTAAGCGAAATACTGGACTTCTCAGAAATATCCGATTGGAAATGGATTTCCACTAAGTTAAATGTTGCTGATGAAGGAACGAAGTGGCAGAAAGTTCCCGAGTTTAAGGCGTCCAATCGGTGGTTTACGGGTccagaatttttgaaaactaaccCGAATCTTTGGCCAAATGAAATACCCCCTGAGAATGCCACAGTTGAGGagttaaaaacatgttttgtcAACCTACATACGCtgaataaagaagaaaattttcgaATCAGTGATACCTCAAGTTGGAGACGGCTAATTAGGACTGCAGCATACTTTTTTCGCTTCATCCACAACACTAGCATTAAGAGACATCAAAGGAAGTCAGGTATTCTTCATCAGCAGAGAAAGGGATATCTCAGACAAGAAGAACTTCGATCTGCCGAAGCTGAGTTATTTCGTGAAGCCCAGACTAGTGAGTATTGGGATGAAATGGTGGACTTATCCTCCAAAAAATCCGTTGAAAAGAGCAGCATACTCTACAACCTGTGTCCATACCTAGACGCAGATAAGGTTATTCGAGCGAATAGCAGGATACCTTCCTCTGCTGATGTCAGCGAAGACGTTAAGAAACCCATAATTCTCCCAAGAAATCATCCCATCACCGCGCTAATCATCACCGATCTTCACGTCCGTTTCAACCATCGAAACCACGAAACCGTTATAAACGAACTGCGCCAAAAATTTCACATCGCTCATATGAGATCTGCATTAAGACTTGTAAGAAAAAACTGCCAAGATTGCAAAAATACCAGAGCCAAACCGCAACCTCCTATGATGGCTCAACTCCCACCAGCACGAATTGCTCCATTCTGTCGACCCTTCTCATTCGTCGGAGTCGACTACTTTGGTCCTATGAATGTGAGTATTCTTCGAAGAACCGAGAAACGATGGGGAGTATTGTTGACATGTCTGACAACCAGAGCAATTCATCTTGAGATCGCACACTCATTATCGGCAGATTCGTGCATTTTGGCTCTCAGAAATTTTATGGCAAGGCGTGGCGTTCCCATCGAGATCTTCAGCGACAACGGAACAAATTTCCATGGTGCTGAGCGAGAACTAAGAGAGGCGCTTAAAGAAGTCAACACTGAAAAACTAATGGAGACGTTCACGACAACCGATACCAAATGGACCTTCATTCCACCGGGGTCACCACATATGGGGGGCAGCTGGGAAAGGCTAGTGAGGTCAGTAAAAACCTCCCTCTACGACATAGTGCCAACTAGAAATCCTTCGGATGAGTTGTTACGGAGCATGCTTATAGAGGTAGAAAACATAGTAAATTCCCGTCCACTTACCTATATTCCCATCGacgacgaaagcgaagaagcGTTAACTCCCAATCACTTTCTTTTGGGGTCTTCAAATGGCAGCAAACCACCCGCAGTATTCGACAGTGAcactaaattaattaaaagaaactgGCTTATATCGCAACAGTACGCAGAACGCTTCTGGCAACGCTGGGTAAGGGAGTATCTTCCGACAATTACCCGCCGAACCAAGTGGTTTACTTCAGTGAAGCCTATTGAAAAGGGTGATATTGTCCTGATTGTCGATCCAATGAGCCCAAGAAACTGCTGGCCCAAAGGTCGTGTAATCCAAACTACGATTTCTAAAGACGGCCAAGTTCGAAGCGCCTTTGTGCAAACACAAAGTGGAGTTTATGAAAAGCCAGCAGTGAAATTAGCTGTTCTAGATATCAGAGCTGAGAAAGATGTTAGCCCACGGTCGGAACTACCAAGGGGGAGTGTTAACAACCCTGTGGCAAACGCAATATGA